One genomic segment of Streptomyces niveus includes these proteins:
- a CDS encoding DUF397 domain-containing protein, with protein MGTAQEKDELYALDISGVEWLSAPGTSEDEERVEIAHLPGGAVAMRSSLDPDTVLRYTEAEWRAFVLGARDGEFDLQ; from the coding sequence ATGGGGACCGCACAGGAGAAGGACGAGTTGTACGCCCTCGACATCTCTGGCGTCGAGTGGCTCAGCGCCCCGGGCACGAGCGAGGACGAGGAGCGCGTCGAGATCGCGCACCTGCCCGGCGGGGCGGTGGCGATGCGGTCGTCCCTGGATCCCGACACCGTGTTGCGGTACACCGAGGCGGAGTGGCGGGCGTTCGTACTGGGCGCGCGCGACGGGGAGTTCGACCTCCAATAG
- the eccCa gene encoding type VII secretion protein EccCa, with protein sequence MSQIVVKRPPRALPADVPGEQMQVQPPPPLPRGQQEGALMQLLPMLGMGGSVVFFFMTPNPIMRIMGMVMIASTIAMAIAMLVRHRRGTQGELADMRRDYLKYLTQTRRTVLRTAHLQRDAQYYLHPSPEQLWALVAEGSRVWERRVADDDFGQVRIGLGSQQLATPLIAPETAPVDELEPLTAGAMQQFLNAHSVLDGLPMAVSLRAFYHLTVTGEAESVRSTARAMVGSLASLHSPEDLVIAVVTGRDAAPGWEWAKWLPHVQAQGPGDGAGSRRLITSDVRELEEMLAGRLEGRPRFQSGGHPLLDQPHIVVVLDGMSLPPVSALAAPEGLQGVTVVEVVPGELTGARGSLAVVVHPDSLRLESGHGMVYDGEPDRLSLEAAEALARQLAPLRAATGGDDDDEPLLANLDFTDLLNLGDAASVDVTRTWRPRSQAERLRVPIGVGEDGAPVMLDLKEAAQEGMGPHGLCVGATGSGKSELLRTLVLGLAVTHSSETLNFVLADFKGGATFAGMSQMPHVAAVITNLADDLTLVDRMGDSIRGELNRRQEMLRDAGNYANIHDYEKARAAGSPLQPIPSLVLVIDEFSELLTAMPDFIEMFVQIGRIGRSLGVHLLLASQRLEEGRLRGLETYLSYRIGLRTFSAAESRAALGVPDAYQLPNVPGSGYLKYGTDEMVRFKAAYVSGVYRANAQAVAGTGGPLPVDRRPVPFTAAPVPVHYVQPTARPAVPDARTSPEDDALADTVLDVIVRRLEGRGAEAHQVWLPPLDNPPSLDELLPGLSNVEGRGLTQPGFEGAGRLVVPLGVVDKPYEQRRDTLYRDFSGAAGHMQIVGGPQSGKSTLLRTLIAGFALTHTPQEVQFYGLDFGGGGMSSIAGLPHVGGVASRLDPEKVRRTTAEVYGILARREEYFRTAGIDSINTFRRMRERGEISLTDQPWGDVFLIIDGWGNFRTDYEALEPAVLDIAARGLGYGIHVVLTASRSMEVRANLKDHLMNRLELRLGDTMDSDLDRKAAVNVPTGVPGRGLTPEKLHFMAAVPRIDSINSDSDLSEATAAMTQEVGRHWTGPGAPAVRLLPRELEAATLPAGVEQPKRGVAFGIDENLLEPVFVNFERDPFFLVFGESESGKSNLLRLLIKQLCERYDGNSAKFFVIDNRRALLDVTPPSHLAEYVPMSNNMDHHVDALSDLMQRRTPAADVTAQQLRERSWWRGPTVFVVVDDYDLVSTSSGNPLNKLTEQLPFARDVGVRFIIARSAAGASRASYEPFMQRMMELGAQGVLLSGDPQEGDILGGVRARPMPAGRGIFVSRQRGNPLVQTGLMPSPDER encoded by the coding sequence GTGAGTCAGATCGTCGTCAAGCGCCCACCGCGGGCTCTGCCCGCCGACGTACCCGGCGAGCAGATGCAGGTGCAACCCCCTCCGCCGCTGCCCAGAGGGCAGCAGGAGGGCGCGCTCATGCAGTTGCTCCCGATGCTGGGCATGGGCGGTTCGGTCGTCTTCTTCTTCATGACGCCGAATCCGATCATGCGGATCATGGGCATGGTGATGATCGCCTCGACGATCGCCATGGCCATCGCGATGCTCGTGCGGCACCGGCGCGGAACCCAGGGCGAACTCGCCGACATGCGGCGTGACTACCTCAAGTACCTGACGCAGACGCGGCGTACGGTGCTGCGGACCGCGCATCTGCAACGGGACGCGCAGTACTACCTCCACCCGTCCCCGGAGCAGCTGTGGGCGCTGGTCGCCGAGGGCAGCCGGGTGTGGGAACGGCGGGTCGCCGACGACGACTTCGGGCAGGTGCGCATCGGGCTGGGCAGTCAGCAGCTCGCCACCCCGCTCATCGCCCCCGAAACCGCCCCCGTGGACGAGCTGGAACCGCTGACCGCCGGGGCGATGCAGCAGTTCCTCAACGCGCACAGCGTGCTGGACGGTCTGCCGATGGCCGTCTCGCTGCGCGCCTTCTACCACCTGACCGTCACCGGCGAGGCCGAGTCGGTGCGCTCCACGGCGCGCGCGATGGTCGGTTCGCTCGCCTCGCTGCACTCCCCCGAGGACCTGGTCATCGCCGTCGTCACCGGACGGGACGCGGCGCCCGGGTGGGAGTGGGCGAAGTGGCTGCCGCACGTCCAGGCGCAGGGTCCCGGTGACGGGGCGGGCAGCCGCCGGCTGATCACCTCCGACGTGCGGGAGCTGGAGGAGATGCTGGCGGGGCGGCTGGAGGGCCGTCCGCGCTTCCAGTCCGGCGGGCATCCACTGCTGGACCAGCCGCACATCGTCGTGGTCCTGGATGGCATGTCGCTGCCCCCCGTGTCGGCGCTCGCGGCGCCCGAGGGGCTGCAGGGGGTGACGGTCGTCGAGGTCGTACCGGGCGAGCTCACCGGGGCGCGCGGCAGCCTGGCCGTGGTGGTGCATCCCGACTCGCTGCGGCTCGAATCCGGGCACGGCATGGTGTACGACGGGGAGCCCGACCGGCTGAGCCTGGAGGCCGCCGAGGCGCTGGCCCGTCAGCTCGCGCCGCTGCGGGCCGCGACGGGGGGCGACGATGACGACGAACCGCTGCTCGCCAACCTTGACTTCACCGATCTGCTGAACCTCGGGGACGCGGCGTCCGTCGACGTCACCCGCACATGGCGACCCCGTTCACAGGCGGAGCGGCTGCGCGTGCCCATCGGTGTCGGTGAGGACGGCGCGCCCGTCATGCTGGACCTGAAGGAGGCGGCGCAGGAGGGCATGGGGCCGCACGGTCTGTGTGTCGGCGCCACCGGCTCCGGCAAGTCCGAACTGCTGCGCACGCTGGTGCTGGGCCTCGCCGTGACGCACTCCTCGGAGACGCTGAACTTCGTCCTCGCGGACTTCAAGGGCGGTGCCACCTTCGCCGGCATGTCGCAGATGCCGCACGTCGCCGCGGTGATCACCAACCTCGCGGACGACCTCACGCTGGTCGACCGCATGGGCGACTCGATCCGCGGCGAGCTGAACCGGCGTCAGGAGATGCTGCGCGACGCGGGCAACTACGCCAACATCCACGACTACGAGAAGGCGCGCGCCGCGGGCTCCCCGTTGCAGCCCATTCCGTCGCTGGTCCTGGTCATCGACGAGTTCAGTGAACTCCTGACAGCGATGCCGGACTTCATCGAGATGTTCGTCCAGATCGGGCGCATCGGGCGTTCGCTGGGCGTCCATCTCCTGCTGGCGTCCCAGCGGTTGGAGGAGGGCCGGCTGCGCGGGCTGGAGACGTACCTCTCGTACCGCATCGGTCTGCGTACCTTCTCGGCCGCGGAGTCGCGCGCCGCGCTGGGCGTGCCGGACGCGTACCAGCTGCCGAATGTGCCGGGTTCCGGGTATCTGAAGTACGGCACCGACGAAATGGTGCGGTTCAAGGCCGCGTACGTCTCCGGGGTGTACCGGGCGAACGCGCAGGCGGTCGCGGGCACCGGGGGGCCGCTTCCGGTCGATCGCAGGCCCGTGCCGTTCACCGCGGCGCCGGTGCCCGTGCACTACGTGCAGCCGACCGCCCGGCCGGCCGTACCGGACGCGCGCACCAGCCCCGAGGACGACGCGCTGGCCGACACGGTGCTCGACGTGATCGTGCGCCGGCTCGAAGGGCGCGGCGCCGAGGCGCACCAGGTGTGGCTGCCGCCGCTGGACAACCCGCCGTCGCTGGACGAGCTGCTGCCGGGGCTGTCGAACGTGGAGGGGCGCGGGCTCACCCAGCCCGGCTTCGAGGGGGCGGGGCGCCTGGTCGTACCGCTGGGCGTGGTCGACAAGCCGTACGAGCAGCGGCGCGACACCCTGTACCGGGACTTCTCCGGTGCGGCGGGCCACATGCAGATCGTCGGCGGGCCGCAGTCCGGCAAGTCGACGCTGCTGCGCACGCTCATCGCGGGGTTCGCGCTGACGCACACGCCGCAGGAGGTGCAGTTCTACGGGCTGGACTTCGGCGGCGGCGGTATGTCGTCGATCGCCGGTCTGCCGCACGTCGGCGGGGTGGCGTCGCGGCTCGACCCCGAGAAGGTGCGGCGTACGACGGCGGAGGTGTACGGGATCCTGGCGCGCCGTGAGGAGTACTTCCGTACGGCGGGGATCGACTCCATCAACACCTTCCGCAGGATGCGGGAGAGGGGCGAGATCTCGCTCACGGACCAGCCGTGGGGCGATGTCTTCCTGATCATCGACGGATGGGGCAACTTCCGCACCGACTACGAGGCGTTGGAGCCCGCCGTACTCGACATCGCGGCGCGCGGGCTCGGTTACGGCATCCATGTGGTGCTCACGGCGTCGCGCTCGATGGAGGTGCGCGCCAACCTCAAGGACCACCTGATGAACCGGCTGGAGCTGCGCCTCGGCGACACGATGGACTCCGACCTGGACCGCAAGGCGGCCGTCAACGTGCCCACCGGGGTGCCGGGCCGGGGTCTGACGCCGGAGAAGCTGCACTTCATGGCGGCGGTGCCGCGTATCGACTCCATCAACTCCGACAGCGACCTGTCGGAGGCGACGGCCGCCATGACGCAGGAGGTCGGCCGGCACTGGACGGGGCCGGGCGCCCCCGCCGTACGGCTGCTGCCGCGCGAACTGGAGGCGGCGACGCTGCCGGCGGGCGTCGAGCAGCCGAAGCGCGGCGTGGCCTTCGGTATCGACGAGAACCTGCTGGAGCCGGTCTTCGTCAACTTCGAACGCGACCCGTTCTTCCTGGTGTTCGGCGAGAGCGAGTCCGGCAAGTCGAACCTGCTGCGGCTGCTGATCAAGCAGTTGTGCGAGCGGTACGACGGGAACTCGGCCAAGTTCTTCGTCATCGACAACCGGCGTGCGCTGCTGGACGTGACGCCGCCGTCGCACCTTGCCGAGTACGTACCGATGTCCAACAACATGGACCACCACGTGGACGCGCTGTCGGACCTGATGCAGCGCCGTACACCGGCGGCCGACGTCACGGCGCAGCAGTTGCGCGAACGCAGCTGGTGGCGCGGCCCGACCGTGTTCGTGGTCGTCGACGACTACGACCTGGTGTCCACATCCAGCGGCAACCCGCTCAACAAGCTGACGGAGCAGCTGCCGTTCGCGCGGGACGTGGGTGTGCGCTTCATCATCGCCCGCAGCGCGGCTGGGGCGAGCAGGGCCTCGTACGAGCCGTTCATGCAGCGGATGATGGAGCTCGGCGCGCAGGGCGTGCTGCTCTCGGGCGACCCGCAGGAGGGCGACATCCTCGGCGGCGTACGGGCGCGTCCGATGCCGGCGGGCCGCGGCATCTTCGTCTCCCGCCAGCGCGGCAACCCGCTGGTGCAGACGGGCCTCATGCCGTCGCCCGACGAGCGGTGA
- a CDS encoding WXG100 family type VII secretion target — translation MAVQKVGDQSLKDFQDEITVKFEDVKGQLRNLQGVIDSLEGAWKGIGASAFDAKQAEINSGMVRIAKMLLNFQEAIQVTRTTAGNTEDEVYAALNGVDVTAGFSGDSAATAKATSNINGY, via the coding sequence ATGGCAGTCCAGAAGGTCGGCGATCAGAGTCTCAAGGACTTCCAGGACGAGATCACGGTCAAGTTCGAGGACGTCAAGGGACAGCTGAGGAACCTCCAGGGCGTCATCGACAGCCTGGAAGGTGCCTGGAAGGGCATCGGCGCGAGCGCCTTCGATGCGAAGCAGGCCGAGATCAACTCGGGCATGGTCCGCATCGCGAAGATGCTGCTCAACTTCCAGGAAGCGATCCAGGTCACCCGTACCACCGCGGGCAACACCGAGGACGAGGTCTACGCGGCCCTCAACGGTGTCGACGTGACCGCTGGCTTCTCCGGCGACAGCGCCGCCACGGCCAAGGCGACGTCGAACATCAACGGTTACTGA
- a CDS encoding S8 family serine peptidase → MTAGMSQVRKRSGSYAWRRDLARTVAVVGALAMGTVGASPAAVAAAGQPSQWYLDAMRAEEIWKSTTGEGIKVAVIDTGVASTASLKGQVLKGLDATETDGDATDDYTGHGTTMAELIAGTGKGGGLRGLAPGAKIIPMRVATEDFKAEKSHAWDRSVAIRAAADSDARIISMSLGGQFLEAREKEAVEYAQEKGKLFFAPVGNSAKKGNKAEYPANYPEVVGVAASDPEGEVADTSQHGDFVDIAAPGVDTPFWCDETFSKYCVGNGGTSTATALASASAALIWSANPDWTANQVLRVMFESAGRGDDWKPGTVSNYLGHGIVRPNAAINRGIGKPGDPDVSPLTNERTTAGGSSDAGAPSKDSSDGSASSPPKPGADGAKDTATGTDADTANAAKDSGDDSQLGLILGGAALVAVLAGGAFAVVRRRHSA, encoded by the coding sequence ATGACGGCAGGAATGAGCCAGGTCCGGAAGCGTTCCGGGTCGTACGCCTGGCGGCGCGACCTGGCACGCACGGTGGCTGTGGTGGGCGCGTTGGCCATGGGTACGGTCGGAGCCTCTCCGGCAGCCGTTGCCGCAGCAGGCCAGCCGAGCCAGTGGTACTTGGACGCCATGCGTGCCGAGGAGATCTGGAAGTCCACGACCGGTGAGGGCATCAAGGTCGCCGTCATCGACACGGGGGTCGCGTCGACAGCTTCGTTGAAGGGCCAGGTTCTGAAAGGACTTGACGCGACTGAAACGGATGGAGACGCGACGGACGATTACACCGGCCATGGAACGACCATGGCGGAGTTGATCGCCGGAACGGGGAAGGGGGGTGGTCTGCGTGGTTTGGCACCCGGAGCCAAGATCATTCCCATGCGAGTCGCGACCGAGGACTTCAAGGCGGAGAAATCCCACGCGTGGGATAGATCGGTCGCCATCAGAGCTGCTGCCGACAGCGATGCGCGGATCATCAGCATGTCGCTCGGTGGCCAGTTCCTGGAAGCCCGGGAGAAGGAAGCAGTCGAGTACGCACAGGAAAAGGGGAAGCTGTTCTTCGCCCCGGTAGGCAATAGCGCCAAGAAGGGCAACAAGGCCGAGTACCCGGCCAACTACCCCGAAGTGGTTGGCGTAGCCGCTTCCGACCCCGAGGGTGAGGTTGCCGACACCTCCCAGCACGGCGACTTCGTCGACATCGCTGCCCCCGGCGTCGATACGCCGTTCTGGTGCGACGAGACGTTCTCCAAGTACTGCGTGGGTAATGGCGGAACCAGTACGGCTACCGCCCTGGCCTCCGCCTCCGCCGCCCTCATCTGGTCCGCCAACCCCGACTGGACCGCGAACCAGGTCCTGCGAGTCATGTTCGAGTCCGCAGGCCGCGGTGATGACTGGAAGCCCGGCACCGTCAGCAACTATCTCGGCCACGGCATCGTCCGGCCCAACGCCGCCATCAACCGCGGGATCGGCAAGCCCGGCGACCCGGACGTCAGCCCGCTGACCAACGAGAGGACGACGGCCGGCGGATCCTCGGACGCCGGCGCCCCCTCGAAGGACTCGTCGGACGGCTCCGCCTCCTCCCCGCCCAAACCCGGCGCGGACGGCGCGAAGGACACGGCGACGGGCACCGACGCGGACACGGCCAACGCCGCTAAAGACAGCGGCGACGACAGCCAGTTGGGGCTGATCCTCGGCGGAGCGGCCCTCGTCGCCGTACTCGCCGGGGGCGCGTTCGCCGTCGTGCGCAGACGTCACAGCGCGTGA
- a CDS encoding WXG100 family type VII secretion target — MAQQNDGTMVVTYGSLEQAAGVIEKQAARLDESLEAIQTKIRGVSATFEGEAKTAADAAHKKWDNETRMIHNALKDIARKVREAGPTYQAGDRKSAGYF; from the coding sequence GTGGCTCAGCAGAACGACGGCACCATGGTCGTGACCTACGGCTCGCTGGAGCAGGCCGCCGGGGTCATCGAGAAGCAGGCCGCCCGGCTCGACGAGAGCCTTGAGGCCATCCAGACGAAGATCCGCGGCGTCTCCGCGACCTTCGAGGGCGAGGCCAAGACCGCGGCGGACGCTGCCCACAAGAAGTGGGACAACGAGACGCGCATGATCCACAACGCGCTCAAGGACATCGCCCGCAAGGTCCGCGAGGCCGGCCCGACCTACCAGGCGGGCGACAGGAAGTCCGCCGGCTACTTCTAA
- the mycP gene encoding type VII secretion-associated serine protease mycosin, whose amino-acid sequence MATAALALVTLSAPTATADTGQCSFPGEKYEGRPWALQRVLMDELWKQSTGKNVKVAVIDTGVDIKNPQLAKAVDTGSGLNLMPPDAKDDNGNKLERGNANGTTDVVGHGTKVAGIIAARPAKGTGFVGLAPDATIIPIQQNDAFGNGTAESLAKAIDHAVRQDADVINISQDTADAVEPTTVLKQAVDNALAAEVVVVASAGNDGLDGKVKETYPASYDGVLAVAASDRNNERASFSQSGEFVGIAAPGVDMVTTVPGGGHCADNGTSFSAPYVAGIAALIKSKHEGWTQKQIVAQIQQTAERSIPGRDRLVGWGVVDPVRALTEDDKPVDEPVAHEGVTRAEAPTPADIHLGETAEERNSRLATYVVVGGAVLVAAITGGSVALRDSRRRARRVGESR is encoded by the coding sequence GTGGCCACCGCCGCCCTCGCGCTCGTGACGTTGTCGGCACCCACCGCGACCGCGGACACGGGGCAGTGCTCCTTCCCGGGCGAGAAGTACGAGGGCCGCCCGTGGGCCCTGCAACGCGTTCTGATGGACGAGCTGTGGAAGCAGTCCACCGGCAAGAACGTGAAGGTCGCGGTCATCGACACAGGCGTCGACATCAAGAACCCGCAGCTCGCCAAGGCGGTGGACACCGGCAGCGGCCTCAACCTGATGCCTCCGGACGCCAAGGACGACAACGGGAACAAGCTGGAACGCGGCAACGCGAACGGCACCACCGACGTGGTCGGCCACGGCACCAAGGTCGCCGGCATCATCGCCGCGCGCCCCGCGAAGGGAACCGGTTTCGTCGGCCTCGCGCCCGACGCCACGATCATCCCGATCCAGCAGAACGACGCGTTCGGCAACGGCACCGCCGAATCGCTCGCCAAAGCCATCGACCACGCGGTCCGGCAAGACGCCGACGTCATCAACATCTCCCAGGACACGGCGGACGCCGTCGAGCCGACAACGGTGCTGAAGCAGGCGGTGGACAACGCCCTCGCGGCGGAAGTCGTGGTCGTCGCCTCGGCGGGCAACGACGGCCTCGACGGCAAGGTCAAGGAGACGTACCCCGCCTCGTACGACGGCGTACTGGCCGTGGCCGCGTCCGACCGGAACAACGAACGCGCGTCGTTCTCGCAGTCGGGCGAGTTCGTCGGCATCGCGGCGCCGGGGGTCGACATGGTCACGACCGTCCCCGGAGGCGGCCACTGCGCGGACAACGGCACCAGCTTCTCCGCCCCGTACGTCGCGGGAATCGCCGCTCTGATCAAGAGCAAGCACGAGGGGTGGACGCAGAAGCAGATCGTCGCCCAGATCCAGCAGACGGCCGAGCGCTCGATCCCGGGCCGCGACCGCCTCGTCGGCTGGGGAGTGGTGGATCCGGTCCGCGCGCTCACCGAGGATGACAAGCCCGTCGACGAACCGGTGGCACACGAAGGAGTGACCAGGGCCGAAGCGCCGACCCCGGCCGACATCCACCTCGGCGAGACGGCCGAGGAACGCAACTCCAGGCTCGCGACCTACGTCGTCGTCGGGGGCGCCGTACTGGTGGCGGCGATCACGGGCGGTTCGGTGGCTCTGCGCGATTCAAGGCGCCGTGCGCGGCGGGTTGGGGAGAGTCGGTGA
- the eccB gene encoding type VII secretion protein EccB, translating into MASRRDELNAYTFAKRRLIAQFVRPNSTGSEEGAPRPLRGVVPGMIVAVVILAIFGAWGMFKPVAPKKWDTPGENVIIASKSTTRYVVLDTDGKIQLHPVLNMSSAKLLLDADKGKVINVDESVLDNGKIPHGATLGIPYAPDRLPDAKQAGAPKRWAVCERPGEGGRAIEKATFVFAEREQKETEGASRLTGGELMYVEGPDEARHIVDATGKAYEVDADDDVLMQLVVGGDRKPQRVSAAWLATLHRGDAVEFPEIDGTIAADAGVGGDLDPSLDKVGTILTATDGTKNQKYVVLEGRVAPISDFTAKLLLGSPDLIEVDQNGNATSVSAAAFRPGAPFGQDNDWPENEPDAVNSASTGEGSRNTVCNVLREVDADSGDTKLSTWAGTGFPATLATGATSAYVTPGSGQLFRQFTGSTTKSGFLFLVTDTGLRYAMQSNGDSATDDSGIGESGSAKERQAARDEVQKAQKALGYLDVDAAPMPASWAGLLPTGPRLSTGAARQPQGS; encoded by the coding sequence ATGGCATCACGACGGGACGAACTCAACGCCTACACCTTCGCGAAGCGAAGGCTGATCGCGCAGTTCGTACGGCCGAACTCGACCGGCTCGGAGGAGGGTGCGCCCCGTCCGTTGCGCGGGGTGGTGCCCGGGATGATCGTCGCCGTGGTGATCCTCGCGATCTTCGGCGCCTGGGGGATGTTCAAACCGGTGGCGCCCAAGAAGTGGGACACGCCGGGCGAGAACGTCATCATCGCCAGCAAGTCCACGACCCGTTACGTGGTGTTGGACACCGACGGCAAGATCCAGCTCCACCCGGTTCTGAACATGTCGTCGGCCAAGCTCCTCCTCGACGCGGACAAGGGCAAGGTCATCAACGTCGACGAGTCCGTGCTCGACAACGGCAAGATCCCGCACGGTGCCACTCTCGGCATTCCGTACGCCCCCGACCGGCTACCCGACGCCAAGCAGGCGGGCGCGCCCAAGCGCTGGGCGGTCTGCGAGCGCCCCGGTGAGGGCGGCCGGGCCATCGAGAAGGCCACGTTCGTCTTCGCGGAGCGCGAGCAGAAGGAGACCGAGGGCGCGAGCCGGCTGACCGGCGGTGAGCTGATGTACGTGGAGGGGCCCGACGAGGCCCGCCACATCGTGGACGCCACGGGCAAGGCCTACGAGGTCGACGCGGACGACGACGTGTTGATGCAGCTGGTGGTCGGGGGAGACCGGAAGCCGCAGCGGGTGTCAGCGGCGTGGCTGGCCACACTGCACCGCGGCGACGCAGTCGAGTTCCCGGAGATCGACGGAACGATCGCCGCCGACGCGGGCGTCGGCGGCGATCTGGACCCCTCACTCGACAAGGTCGGCACGATCCTCACGGCGACGGACGGCACCAAGAACCAGAAGTACGTCGTCCTGGAGGGCCGGGTCGCCCCGATCTCCGATTTCACCGCCAAACTGCTGCTCGGCAGCCCGGACCTGATCGAGGTCGACCAGAACGGCAACGCCACGTCCGTCAGCGCCGCGGCGTTCCGGCCCGGCGCCCCGTTCGGGCAGGACAACGACTGGCCGGAGAACGAGCCCGACGCGGTCAACTCCGCGAGCACGGGGGAGGGAAGCCGTAACACCGTGTGCAACGTACTGCGCGAGGTGGACGCCGACAGCGGCGACACGAAGCTCAGCACCTGGGCCGGCACCGGCTTCCCGGCGACGCTGGCGACCGGGGCGACGAGCGCGTACGTAACCCCTGGATCCGGCCAGCTTTTCCGCCAGTTCACGGGCTCCACGACCAAGTCCGGCTTCCTCTTCCTGGTCACGGACACCGGCTTGCGATACGCGATGCAGTCCAACGGTGACAGCGCGACGGACGACTCGGGGATCGGTGAATCCGGTTCGGCGAAGGAGCGGCAGGCGGCTCGTGACGAGGTGCAGAAGGCGCAGAAGGCGCTCGGTTACCTCGACGTTGACGCGGCGCCGATGCCCGCCTCCTGGGCCGGTCTCCTGCCGACGGGGCCGAGGCTGTCGACCGGGGCCGCGCGTCAGCCGCAGGGTTCGTGA
- the eccE gene encoding type VII secretion protein EccE: MGTATRERNGRTSGAPPGSSRSSRRQRRNAPGNDPAPTPSAAVTASRVPATTTLRALSRTSHVGPFQLRQLVLVEVALALAAVGVALGGLWMVPTIAVACVLVLFAVLRRRGHAVQDWLSTVLSLRARERAAGPAAVDVDPSLAPVAEAVPALRPYTYVDRDRRTVGMLGDGSFLTAVVRVEASGSALRPAFGARALPLSLLGGALEVDDIKLESVQLVQQVRSAPAPHLPQQSVARLSYVPLQEKTGAPALRLTWVAVKLDPELCREAVDARGGGVEGAQRCLVRVADHVASRITGAGFRAVVLDQEGLNSTIATSACASPAQAAHTGRPDAAPTRRTAETPRVWRCDDRWHTTYAVGRWPELGRGAAPLPKLVSLLTATPAYATTFSLTLRRGNRLGAMTVNGHVRITGGSDTELVGVRRLLEQAARSAKVGLVRLDREQLPGALATLPLGGAR, from the coding sequence ATGGGTACGGCGACGCGCGAGCGCAATGGGCGGACTTCCGGAGCACCCCCTGGCTCTTCCCGGTCTTCCCGTCGGCAACGTCGCAACGCCCCGGGCAACGACCCCGCCCCGACCCCCTCAGCGGCCGTCACGGCGTCGCGTGTCCCCGCGACGACCACGCTGCGAGCCCTCTCCCGCACCAGCCACGTCGGCCCCTTCCAGCTGCGACAATTGGTGCTCGTCGAAGTGGCGCTCGCGCTGGCCGCCGTCGGCGTCGCGCTCGGCGGGCTCTGGATGGTGCCCACGATCGCCGTCGCCTGCGTGCTGGTCCTCTTCGCCGTCCTGCGGCGCCGTGGCCACGCCGTCCAGGACTGGCTCTCGACGGTCCTCTCCCTCCGTGCGCGCGAGCGGGCCGCCGGCCCCGCGGCGGTGGACGTCGATCCGTCGCTGGCCCCGGTCGCTGAGGCCGTCCCGGCGCTGCGCCCTTACACATACGTCGACCGCGACCGCCGCACCGTTGGCATGCTCGGCGACGGAAGCTTCCTCACGGCCGTCGTACGGGTCGAGGCGAGCGGGTCCGCTCTGCGGCCCGCCTTCGGCGCGCGGGCGCTGCCGCTCTCCCTCCTGGGCGGCGCCCTGGAGGTCGACGACATCAAGCTGGAGTCGGTCCAGTTGGTGCAGCAGGTGCGTTCCGCGCCCGCGCCGCACCTGCCGCAGCAGTCGGTGGCCCGGCTCTCGTACGTACCTCTTCAGGAGAAGACCGGCGCCCCGGCCCTTCGGCTGACGTGGGTGGCCGTGAAGCTCGATCCCGAGCTGTGCAGGGAGGCCGTGGACGCGCGCGGGGGCGGCGTCGAAGGCGCCCAACGTTGTCTCGTACGAGTGGCGGACCACGTGGCGAGTCGGATCACCGGAGCGGGGTTCCGGGCCGTCGTATTGGACCAGGAGGGGCTGAACTCCACTATCGCGACGTCGGCCTGCGCCAGCCCCGCACAGGCCGCCCACACCGGCCGCCCCGACGCCGCCCCGACGCGCCGCACGGCCGAGACGCCGCGCGTGTGGCGGTGCGACGACAGGTGGCACACGACGTACGCGGTGGGCCGCTGGCCCGAGTTGGGGCGCGGGGCCGCTCCGCTGCCCAAGCTGGTGTCGTTGCTCACCGCCACCCCGGCCTACGCGACGACGTTCAGCCTCACGCTGCGGCGTGGCAACCGTCTGGGAGCCATGACGGTGAACGGGCATGTCCGTATCACCGGCGGCAGCGACACCGAACTGGTGGGTGTGCGGCGGCTGTTGGAGCAGGCCGCGCGGTCGGCGAAGGTCGGCCTCGTACGTCTCGACCGTGAGCAACTGCCCGGAGCCCTCGCCACACTTCCGCTGGGAGGCGCCCGATGA